A genomic segment from Treponema sp. Marseille-Q3903 encodes:
- a CDS encoding ABC transporter ATP-binding protein, with translation MLKTVKAFLALMQNQKKEIVFSVVLSFIDGFFIMIPFIIAFEIVNAVPLFNPDALGTLDVRSMYRYIGVMAAAVFIRIVLRYFTLYFRGGAGYKAMCRERKNLGTRLRKVSLGFLNKKNTGDLVSTITSDAAFLEIEGMGVIEKIALGIPVFAIGLTVLLAFDYRIFLLTAFLFVPVWYMYKKLSTLQDKLKINRQDFIGKVTADIVEFINGIHVLKIYNMAEKRFSKTAEAVKNLRDFSVRAELAHIPVGSLFQFCLRLVTAGIVFSSALLFLRGTLSFAHIFLMMTASFGLFSGIEAMGIFSIFSKMTQQSIDRMNAIKAVPEMQNLSGNLLLDPQKPHAFDIQFEDVSFAYAEKEVLHNISFSVPEKTVTALAGLSGSGKTTIVNLLARFWDIKKGRISIGGTDIKELNYENLLHNISFVFQDVFLFNDTILNNIKLGREDASLEEVYQAAERAGCTDFIMQTEKGYDTVIGEAGLRLSGGEKQRISIARAFLKNTPIVLLDEVTANVDAENEAKIQAALQELLKDKTVIMIAHKLTNLRNAGQILVLENGHIVQRGRHGELIKEEGLYKELLEESKN, from the coding sequence ATGCTAAAAACGGTGAAGGCTTTTTTGGCCCTTATGCAAAACCAAAAAAAGGAAATTGTTTTTTCCGTTGTATTAAGTTTTATCGACGGCTTTTTTATAATGATACCTTTTATCATCGCCTTTGAAATCGTAAACGCCGTACCGCTTTTTAATCCCGACGCTTTGGGAACGCTTGATGTCCGTAGTATGTACCGGTACATCGGCGTTATGGCGGCAGCGGTTTTTATTAGAATTGTACTGCGTTACTTTACGCTCTATTTCCGCGGTGGGGCAGGTTATAAGGCAATGTGCCGCGAGCGTAAAAACTTAGGGACACGATTACGCAAGGTATCGCTCGGCTTTCTCAATAAAAAAAACACGGGCGACTTGGTTTCGACCATTACTTCCGATGCGGCGTTTTTGGAAATTGAAGGCATGGGCGTTATCGAAAAAATCGCTCTGGGCATTCCTGTTTTTGCTATCGGACTTACTGTCTTGCTTGCCTTCGATTACCGCATCTTTTTGCTCACCGCTTTTTTGTTTGTTCCAGTATGGTACATGTATAAAAAATTATCTACATTGCAGGACAAATTAAAAATAAACCGGCAGGACTTTATCGGAAAAGTTACCGCCGATATTGTTGAATTTATCAACGGGATCCATGTGCTTAAAATATACAACATGGCGGAAAAGCGGTTTTCAAAAACGGCTGAAGCGGTAAAGAATTTACGGGATTTTTCCGTCCGCGCGGAACTCGCTCATATTCCTGTCGGCTCTCTTTTTCAGTTTTGCTTACGGCTTGTTACGGCGGGAATAGTTTTTTCTTCCGCCCTGCTTTTTTTACGGGGAACGCTTTCTTTTGCACACATCTTTTTGATGATGACCGCCTCTTTCGGTTTATTCAGCGGTATTGAAGCGATGGGGATTTTCAGTATCTTTTCTAAAATGACTCAGCAGTCAATCGACCGTATGAATGCCATCAAAGCTGTTCCGGAAATGCAAAACCTTTCAGGGAACCTGCTGCTCGATCCTCAAAAACCGCACGCTTTCGATATTCAATTTGAAGATGTTTCTTTTGCGTACGCCGAAAAAGAGGTGCTGCACAATATCAGCTTTTCAGTTCCCGAAAAAACGGTAACCGCTCTCGCAGGTCTTTCGGGAAGCGGCAAGACGACTATTGTGAATCTGCTTGCCCGTTTTTGGGATATAAAAAAGGGGCGTATCAGTATCGGCGGCACCGATATTAAAGAACTCAATTACGAAAACCTTTTGCACAATATCAGCTTTGTGTTTCAGGATGTGTTTTTGTTTAACGACACGATATTGAATAATATCAAACTCGGCAGGGAAGATGCTTCTTTGGAGGAAGTGTATCAGGCGGCTGAGCGTGCGGGCTGCACCGATTTTATTATGCAAACTGAAAAAGGCTACGATACGGTTATCGGAGAGGCTGGCTTGCGGCTTTCGGGCGGAGAAAAACAGCGCATTTCGATTGCCCGTGCCTTTCTTAAAAATACTCCGATTGTGCTCTTGGACGAGGTTACCGCCAATGTCGATGCGGAAAACGAAGCCAAAATACAAGCCGCCTTACAGGAATTGCTCAAAGATAAAACCGTCATCATGATTGCTCACAAGCTGACAAACCTCCGCAACGCCGGCCAAATTCTGGTCCTCGAAAACGGGCACATTGTTCAGCGCGGCAGGCATGGGGAGCTGATAAAAGAAGAAGGCCTCTATAAAGAATTGTTGGAAGAATCTAAAAACTGA
- a CDS encoding ATP-binding protein, which translates to MKPFNHNYFLGYINEITAQYVKIHFPSSNLLHTFYHEGLNFTGGNVGKFIVIEGEEYGFLARIIELNLPDSERKEINEKAIYDDTTLFHPSGKAELLLTFNLFEPNKTQKTVSNYPHIGAKVYACSDEQISKYIKEFGKKENNIDVAYAPIGKLTANDALCNVSLDSLFGRHCAVIGTTGGGKSWTVAKLIEGITEYTKNKVILIDATGEYKNLTNNSYILGVNSYFPYQKLSIPDLFYLLRPTGQSQRPILLEAIRSLKIKQLQGENNVYVKAGTKKSIYRNLYDENINIIEDNYCNFDIHLLVRQIHEECIYPNGYQDITIFGGEDKKTYDYQTSLIARITDLLNTDIFKKLLGFNNIPGNISSIIKTIDDFLSSSTGAILRISFEDIPSSFSAKEIVSNALATYLLQKARSKDFVKNPVVLFLDEAHQFLNKGVKDEFFEIHSLDAFDLIAKEARKYGLFLCLSTQMPRDIPVGTLSQMGTFIVHRLINDLDKKAVENAASSANRNVLSFLPILGEGEALLVGVDFPMPLLLKIDEPKNRPDSETPKLRRK; encoded by the coding sequence ATGAAACCATTTAACCATAACTATTTTCTAGGATATATCAATGAAATTACAGCTCAATATGTAAAGATTCATTTTCCTTCTTCTAATTTATTACATACATTCTATCATGAAGGATTAAATTTTACAGGTGGAAATGTCGGTAAGTTTATCGTAATTGAAGGAGAAGAATATGGCTTCCTTGCACGTATTATCGAATTAAATTTACCGGATAGTGAACGAAAAGAAATAAACGAAAAAGCAATATACGATGATACAACATTATTTCATCCATCCGGTAAGGCGGAATTGCTTTTAACATTTAATCTATTTGAACCAAATAAAACACAGAAAACCGTCTCCAATTATCCTCATATAGGAGCAAAAGTATATGCCTGTTCTGATGAGCAGATTTCAAAATATATTAAGGAATTCGGTAAAAAAGAGAACAATATAGATGTCGCATATGCACCAATAGGAAAACTCACTGCAAATGATGCTCTCTGTAATGTCTCTTTGGATTCTTTATTTGGACGTCATTGCGCTGTTATCGGTACTACAGGTGGAGGAAAGAGCTGGACAGTAGCAAAACTAATAGAAGGAATAACTGAGTATACAAAGAATAAAGTCATTTTGATCGATGCAACAGGAGAATATAAAAATCTAACAAATAATTCATATATTTTAGGTGTGAATTCTTATTTTCCATATCAAAAACTGTCTATTCCTGATTTATTCTATTTATTAAGACCGACAGGGCAATCACAACGACCTATTCTATTAGAAGCGATTCGATCATTAAAGATAAAACAGTTACAAGGAGAAAATAACGTATATGTAAAAGCAGGTACCAAAAAATCTATTTATAGGAATTTGTATGATGAGAATATAAATATTATTGAAGACAATTACTGCAACTTTGACATACATCTCTTAGTAAGACAAATTCATGAAGAGTGTATTTATCCTAACGGTTATCAGGATATAACAATATTTGGAGGGGAAGATAAAAAGACATACGATTATCAAACTTCTCTTATTGCACGCATAACAGATCTTCTGAATACAGATATTTTTAAAAAATTACTCGGATTTAATAATATACCAGGAAATATTTCTTCAATAATTAAAACTATAGATGACTTTTTATCTTCATCAACAGGTGCAATATTACGGATCAGCTTTGAAGATATTCCATCATCTTTTTCTGCTAAAGAGATTGTTTCGAATGCCTTGGCAACATATCTGTTACAGAAAGCAAGAAGTAAAGACTTCGTAAAAAATCCTGTTGTATTATTTTTAGATGAGGCTCACCAATTTTTAAATAAAGGTGTGAAAGATGAATTTTTTGAGATACACTCACTTGATGCATTTGATTTGATTGCTAAAGAGGCTCGTAAATACGGCTTATTTCTCTGTTTATCTACACAAATGCCGAGAGATATTCCTGTTGGAACATTAAGCCAAATGGGAACTTTTATTGTTCATCGCCTAATTAATGATTTGGATAAAAAAGCAGTAGAGAATGCCGCTTCTTCTGCAAATAGAAATGTTCTATCATTTTTACCCATACTTGGCGAAGGCGAAGCATTACTTGTTGGGGTCGATTTTCCTATGCCTCTACTACTAAAAATCGATGAGCCTAAAAACAGACCTGATTCTGAAACACCAAAACTTAGAAGAAAATAA
- a CDS encoding SIR2 family protein, translating to MKEIVIRKDKTIAYDDTHCYVDGQIISSTDNKTDAFELATNISTPIEQAANKEKLKFYNNFFKRHFQNIVILSAAGTSLDNGADETKRGKIRDGLWEYCLSEIDAFINDITDLKERDFYKHKDIENLLSHIILHKKLNSSNEAFSDKITALEKKIAEACTLTLQEGAPHKLFLDKITARKSSDSRIQLFTTNYDTLFEQAAQTGGFVIIDGFSFTEPREFSGRYFDYDIVNRERTRLKQEDSFVSRVFHLYKLHGSLNWEKTGEKIIQTANPEQPLIIYPASNKYESSYEQPYFEMMSRFQQALRKENILLIVIGFGFKDKHIKNVILEAVNQNPSFQLVIINYSGTEDGSIDREGLKDFFEDDKHKIIKRNVTIIFDSFKNFSNNYPENETYSEKYEGDKNETI from the coding sequence ATGAAAGAAATAGTCATTAGAAAAGATAAAACAATAGCGTATGATGATACACATTGTTATGTGGACGGTCAAATTATCTCTTCTACAGATAATAAAACTGATGCATTTGAATTGGCAACCAATATCTCCACTCCAATCGAACAGGCGGCTAATAAAGAAAAACTCAAGTTTTACAATAATTTTTTTAAAAGGCATTTTCAGAATATTGTCATATTATCTGCAGCAGGGACATCTTTGGATAATGGAGCTGATGAAACGAAGCGTGGCAAAATACGTGACGGACTTTGGGAATATTGTTTGTCTGAAATTGATGCTTTTATAAATGATATAACGGATTTAAAGGAAAGAGATTTCTATAAGCATAAAGATATTGAAAATTTATTATCTCATATTATCTTACATAAAAAACTTAATAGCTCAAATGAAGCATTTTCAGATAAAATTACTGCTCTTGAAAAGAAAATAGCGGAAGCTTGTACATTAACGTTACAGGAAGGGGCTCCTCATAAACTATTTCTTGATAAAATTACTGCACGGAAATCAAGTGATTCACGGATTCAACTATTTACTACGAATTATGATACCCTATTTGAACAAGCCGCTCAAACCGGAGGCTTTGTAATTATAGACGGTTTTTCATTTACCGAACCAAGAGAATTTTCAGGACGATATTTTGATTATGATATTGTAAATAGGGAAAGAACAAGATTAAAACAAGAAGACAGTTTTGTTTCAAGAGTTTTTCATTTATATAAATTACACGGTTCCTTGAATTGGGAGAAAACAGGGGAAAAAATTATACAAACTGCAAACCCAGAGCAGCCTTTAATTATTTATCCGGCCTCAAATAAGTATGAGAGTTCCTACGAACAACCTTATTTTGAAATGATGTCAAGATTCCAACAAGCGCTACGGAAAGAAAATATTTTATTAATCGTTATTGGTTTCGGCTTTAAAGATAAACATATCAAAAATGTAATTTTAGAAGCAGTAAATCAAAACCCCAGTTTTCAATTAGTGATCATTAATTATAGCGGTACTGAAGATGGTTCAATTGATAGAGAAGGTCTAAAAGATTTTTTTGAGGACGATAAACATAAAATAATTAAAAGAAATGTGACAATTATATTTGATTCATTTAAAAATTTTTCTAATAATTATCCAGAAAATGAAACATATTCCGAAAAATACGAAGGTGATAAAAATGAAACCATTTAA
- a CDS encoding restriction endonuclease subunit S, whose product MEKAGRHYMVADNLALNRFHEEKPIENPLSPTPLQYTSVSLSEVQYNKLRLEASAFNLNAKAAKSKVKHCLYGYVHLWGDGGLVKEAFYGNRKKRNYVDKTVIGSQGFIGSSEMLDINPRPLKFLIKTESSQFSVKEGCILLSRSGTIGNVTFVNKTLSKLLVSEHAIRIEPIAFGGYIYSYLKTTIGKTLIKANTFGAVIDEIEPEHLKNIIIPDAPESIKQNIHELIITSYNLRDQSNDLIENAEKILYQELQLPPIEDLKPTYFDKTVDLRNYTTRLSSLDLRLDCSYHVPICNSIIDTLKKTAKNILLCKDKAISDSIILPMRFKRTYVEGHEYGTKFIGGKHINELNPTSEKYLSTTLHGTRLGRELLLKENTILITRSGTIGKVSIVPKHWENWAANEHMIRVFPANKEIAGYLYCWLSTDYGLQFIQKHTYGAVVDEIDIHHVGDVEIPLLKNELKQQEINNMVLQANDLRYQAYLKEQEAIKMMDDVIEGKIIRF is encoded by the coding sequence ATGGAAAAAGCAGGAAGGCATTACATGGTAGCCGATAACTTAGCTTTAAACAGGTTTCATGAAGAAAAACCGATTGAAAATCCTTTATCTCCTACACCATTACAATATACTTCCGTTTCTCTATCTGAAGTTCAATACAACAAACTCCGTCTTGAAGCAAGTGCTTTTAACCTTAATGCTAAAGCAGCAAAATCAAAAGTAAAGCATTGTCTATACGGATATGTACACCTTTGGGGAGATGGTGGATTAGTGAAAGAAGCCTTTTACGGGAATCGTAAAAAACGTAATTATGTTGACAAAACTGTAATAGGTTCGCAAGGCTTTATTGGAAGTTCAGAAATGTTAGATATTAATCCTAGACCGCTCAAGTTTCTAATAAAAACTGAATCTTCTCAATTCTCTGTTAAAGAGGGGTGCATACTGCTTTCTCGCTCAGGTACTATAGGTAATGTTACATTTGTTAATAAAACATTATCAAAACTATTAGTTAGCGAACATGCAATAAGAATTGAACCTATTGCTTTTGGAGGCTATATTTATTCTTATTTGAAAACAACAATTGGTAAAACACTTATTAAAGCAAATACCTTTGGTGCTGTGATTGATGAAATAGAACCCGAACACTTAAAGAATATCATTATTCCCGATGCTCCCGAAAGTATAAAACAGAATATACACGAGTTAATTATTACTTCGTATAATTTACGAGATCAATCAAATGACCTTATTGAAAATGCAGAAAAAATACTTTATCAAGAATTACAACTACCGCCAATAGAAGATCTAAAGCCAACATATTTTGATAAAACCGTTGACCTGCGTAATTATACTACTCGGCTGAGCAGTTTGGATTTGAGATTGGATTGTTCGTATCATGTACCAATATGTAATTCAATAATAGATACTTTAAAAAAAACAGCGAAAAATATTCTTCTATGTAAGGATAAAGCTATTTCAGATTCAATTATTTTACCAATGAGATTTAAAAGAACATATGTTGAGGGGCATGAATATGGTACAAAATTCATAGGAGGCAAACATATAAATGAATTAAATCCTACCTCAGAAAAATATTTGTCTACAACATTACATGGAACAAGATTGGGAAGAGAACTCCTCTTAAAAGAAAATACTATTCTTATAACTCGAAGCGGTACAATTGGTAAAGTATCTATTGTACCTAAGCATTGGGAAAACTGGGCTGCAAATGAGCATATGATAAGAGTATTTCCTGCAAATAAAGAAATCGCCGGTTATTTGTATTGCTGGTTAAGTACTGATTATGGTTTGCAATTTATTCAAAAGCATACATATGGAGCTGTTGTAGATGAAATTGATATACATCATGTTGGGGATGTAGAAATTCCTCTACTCAAAAATGAATTAAAACAACAAGAGATAAACAATATGGTACTACAAGCAAATGATCTTCGTTATCAGGCTTACTTAAAAGAACAAGAAGCCATTAAGATGATGGACGATGTTATTGAAGGTAAAATCATAAGATTTTAG
- a CDS encoding N-6 DNA methylase: MEKIIIIPEGKIRDYVDGTIRNETPEEYVRQTVEKRLVNEHKYAKERIAIEYSIQMGSGRKRADIVIFPDGTTEDEKKDQQRVSLIIECKKEAIKPTDKDNGTEQLKTYMSSCSNCEWGMWTNGLHKTVFRKTIDEKGMFVWDEYNDIPSADGSADENERPNRNTLKKAFDDNLLFTFRTCHNIIYVYEGLQKQPAFFEFLKVIFCKIHDEHNVLDPIEFYTTSTERNYKDGQATVYKRITKIFEAVKKKHAQIFDQNDSIKLTPRTLTFLVAELQKYALLNTNIDIKGKAYEEIVGANLRGDRGEFFTPRNVMKMAVDMINPQDTEKVLDSSCGTGGFVVTAMNKVIERLQKRFIEQYGEKAKWNHDILKAYNEKISETAAKNFFGFDINPDLVKATKMNMVMNNDGSGNIVQLNTLLPPQEWAEETKKYLATALEVDSKTILNHKTIGLFDVIVTNPPFGSKIPIQDTQILEQFDLGHIWQKDEKGNWHKTARLQSSVPPEQLFIERILQLLKEGGRCAIVLPDSILGAPGLEYIRQWLICKTRIIASIDLHADAFQPRNGTQCSILFLQKKTQKEMDEEEKSGQIIDYNIFMTMIDHIGHDKRGNTIFKRDEKGNLIMVEKEENIAEKDSDGNVVYRRETHQVKGVNDQTVLVADVFAKWKKQEGITW, encoded by the coding sequence ATGGAAAAGATAATAATCATTCCTGAAGGAAAAATACGTGACTATGTAGATGGGACAATTCGAAACGAGACCCCTGAAGAGTATGTACGTCAAACAGTTGAAAAGCGGTTAGTAAATGAGCATAAATATGCTAAAGAACGCATAGCTATTGAATATAGTATACAAATGGGGTCAGGCAGGAAACGAGCTGATATCGTTATTTTTCCTGATGGCACAACTGAAGATGAAAAAAAAGATCAACAGCGTGTTTCTCTTATCATCGAATGCAAAAAAGAAGCCATAAAACCGACTGACAAGGATAACGGCACGGAACAGCTGAAAACCTATATGTCATCATGTAGTAACTGCGAATGGGGTATGTGGACAAATGGGCTGCACAAGACCGTTTTCCGAAAAACTATTGACGAAAAAGGTATGTTTGTATGGGATGAATATAATGATATTCCTTCAGCAGATGGAAGTGCTGATGAAAATGAAAGACCCAACCGCAACACGTTAAAGAAAGCTTTTGATGATAATCTGCTGTTTACTTTCCGCACTTGTCATAATATTATTTATGTATATGAAGGGCTGCAAAAGCAGCCTGCTTTTTTTGAATTCTTAAAAGTTATTTTTTGTAAAATTCATGATGAACACAATGTTCTTGATCCAATTGAATTCTATACAACTTCAACAGAACGCAATTATAAAGACGGTCAAGCAACGGTATATAAACGAATTACGAAAATATTTGAAGCAGTAAAAAAGAAACATGCTCAGATATTTGATCAGAATGACAGCATAAAACTTACACCGCGTACCCTTACTTTTCTTGTAGCAGAACTCCAAAAATACGCCTTACTCAATACGAACATCGATATTAAAGGAAAAGCGTATGAAGAAATTGTGGGAGCAAACTTACGGGGAGACCGCGGAGAGTTTTTTACTCCGCGCAATGTAATGAAAATGGCAGTTGACATGATTAACCCTCAAGATACCGAAAAAGTTTTGGATAGCAGCTGCGGTACGGGCGGGTTTGTAGTTACAGCAATGAATAAAGTAATTGAACGCCTGCAAAAACGGTTTATAGAACAGTATGGCGAAAAGGCAAAATGGAATCATGATATTCTAAAGGCTTACAATGAGAAGATTTCAGAAACAGCTGCAAAAAACTTCTTCGGCTTTGATATTAATCCTGACCTTGTAAAAGCTACTAAAATGAATATGGTGATGAATAATGACGGCAGTGGTAATATTGTACAACTCAATACCTTGCTTCCGCCGCAAGAATGGGCAGAAGAAACAAAAAAATATCTGGCAACAGCGCTCGAAGTAGATTCTAAAACCATTCTAAATCATAAAACAATCGGTCTTTTCGATGTGATTGTTACAAATCCGCCCTTCGGTTCCAAGATTCCCATACAAGACACCCAGATATTGGAGCAATTTGATTTAGGACATATCTGGCAAAAAGATGAAAAAGGTAACTGGCATAAAACCGCACGCTTGCAAAGTAGCGTACCGCCCGAGCAGTTATTTATCGAACGCATATTGCAATTGCTCAAAGAGGGAGGGCGTTGTGCAATCGTGCTGCCCGACAGCATTCTCGGCGCTCCCGGATTGGAGTATATCCGCCAGTGGTTGATTTGTAAAACTCGCATCATTGCCAGTATAGACCTACACGCCGATGCATTCCAGCCGCGTAACGGAACTCAATGTTCGATTCTCTTTCTTCAAAAGAAAACACAAAAAGAAATGGACGAAGAAGAAAAAAGCGGCCAAATAATTGATTACAACATATTTATGACCATGATAGACCATATCGGACACGACAAACGCGGCAATACTATTTTTAAGCGGGATGAAAAAGGTAATCTTATTATGGTAGAGAAAGAAGAAAACATTGCCGAAAAAGATTCGGACGGAAATGTAGTTTACCGCAGAGAAACACATCAGGTAAAAGGCGTAAATGACCAAACTGTTTTGGTTGCCGATGTTTTTGCTAAATGGAAAAAGCAGGAAGGCATTACATGGTAG
- a CDS encoding ABC transporter ATP-binding protein, whose translation MNNVTVAATGTHGELLKQSPLYAKLWETQVQSRNWKLERGE comes from the coding sequence ATGAATAACGTAACGGTCGCTGCAACGGGAACACACGGCGAACTGTTGAAGCAATCACCGCTGTATGCAAAGCTGTGGGAAACGCAGGTGCAGAGCCGGAACTGGAAGCTGGAAAGGGGAGAGTAA
- a CDS encoding DUF1524 domain-containing protein, producing the protein MFYKMRLPNDDEMRQVLMISKFYEDFKTYGKFILGKIEEHNAKVPVDFRNAKITIAHIMPQTLNDEWKTMLGKIMKKYIKNICIILEISF; encoded by the coding sequence ATGTTTTATAAAATGAGACTTCCGAATGATGATGAAATGCGGCAAGTCTTGATGATTTCAAAATTTTATGAAGATTTTAAAACCTATGGAAAATTTATTCTGGGGAAAATAGAAGAACACAATGCAAAAGTCCCGGTTGATTTTAGAAATGCTAAAATCACGATAGCACACATTATGCCGCAGACGCTCAATGATGAGTGGAAAACAATGCTTGGAAAAATTATGAAAAAATACATAAAAAATATTTGCATAATATTGGAAATCTCATTCTAA
- a CDS encoding HNH endonuclease family protein, which translates to MENNAWKNYEKIHKKYLHNIGNLILILTEFNSEMGNNPFKDKKIQLHTSSLYYRLEMLNNDAWNEDSIKQHQSNMINWFLETFPLPQQYQAASNYDRKKTDVTTFSPIDDDAGDWAEGNKPAKMIINESVFNVSTWQDVFIKFITFMKEDSRYDFQFILDNQTDLFNREGVILHWGLLKTIIDKNLDLTTRYK; encoded by the coding sequence GTGGAAAACAATGCTTGGAAAAATTATGAAAAAATACATAAAAAATATTTGCATAATATTGGAAATCTCATTCTAATTCTAACAGAGTTTAATAGTGAAATGGGGAACAATCCCTTCAAAGATAAAAAAATACAATTACACACCTCTTCTTTATATTATAGACTGGAAATGCTTAACAATGATGCTTGGAATGAGGATAGTATAAAACAACACCAATCAAATATGATTAATTGGTTCTTGGAGACATTCCCATTACCTCAACAATATCAAGCAGCTTCTAACTATGATAGAAAAAAAACTGATGTCACAACCTTTTCTCCTATAGATGACGATGCCGGTGATTGGGCAGAGGGAAATAAACCGGCAAAAATGATAATCAACGAGAGCGTTTTTAATGTCTCGACTTGGCAAGATGTTTTCATAAAGTTTATTACATTTATGAAAGAAGATAGCAGATATGATTTTCAATTTATCCTTGATAATCAAACTGACTTATTCAATCGCGAAGGTGTAATTCTACACTGGGGTTTATTAAAAACGATCATAGACAAGAATTTAGATCTAACCACCCGATATAAATAA
- a CDS encoding TetR/AcrR family transcriptional regulator encodes MQVLKEEVKDRILTAAEKIFYEQDYRSAKLTDIAEQADIPVALIYTYFKNKEGLFDEVVAGMLDKIIKMMEDEEKMETGSPYERFNRGGASQLPKLLKSRIKLIILIDKSSGTKHENAKDMWVKRLEQHIKDGLKRYSKTKHDPMLAHILANNYVEGLMEIARHYKNEKWAEDMLFVLNTCYFNGVESL; translated from the coding sequence ATGCAGGTATTAAAAGAAGAAGTCAAGGATAGAATTCTGACGGCTGCGGAAAAAATATTTTATGAACAAGATTATAGAAGCGCCAAGCTGACGGATATTGCAGAACAGGCTGATATTCCCGTTGCGCTTATTTATACCTACTTCAAAAACAAAGAAGGATTATTTGATGAAGTAGTCGCAGGTATGTTGGATAAAATCATTAAGATGATGGAAGATGAGGAAAAGATGGAGACCGGAAGTCCCTATGAAAGATTTAATCGGGGCGGAGCATCTCAACTTCCCAAACTGTTAAAGAGTAGAATAAAACTCATCATTTTGATCGACAAGAGCTCGGGAACGAAACATGAGAATGCAAAAGATATGTGGGTTAAACGATTGGAACAGCATATAAAAGACGGTTTAAAGAGATATTCAAAAACCAAGCACGATCCCATGCTTGCTCATATTCTGGCAAATAATTATGTTGAGGGACTTATGGAAATTGCACGGCACTATAAAAATGAAAAATGGGCAGAAGATATGCTCTTTGTTCTTAATACGTGTTATTTTAACGGCGTGGAATCACTTTAA